A section of the Streptomyces sp. CG1 genome encodes:
- a CDS encoding Smr/MutS family protein — MLSLDLHPIFRNNRDIELALRQFLFKANHSGERVVEIIPGKGSGRLKARVLAFLDQKHIRKLYVRREVDTGNTGRILIYFR; from the coding sequence ATGTTGTCGCTCGATCTCCACCCGATCTTCCGCAACAACCGCGACATCGAACTGGCGCTGCGCCAGTTCCTCTTCAAGGCCAACCACTCGGGCGAGCGGGTCGTGGAGATCATTCCGGGCAAGGGCTCCGGGCGGCTGAAGGCTCGCGTTCTCGCGTTCCTGGACCAGAAGCACATCAGGAAGCTGTACGTCCGGCGTGAGGTCGACACGGGCAACACCGGGCGCATTCTCATCTACTTCCGGTGA
- a CDS encoding YciI family protein, which produces MAKYLLLKHYRGAPAPINDVPMDQWTPEEISAHVQYMNDFAARLEKTGEFVDGQALAPEGTWVRYDGEGRPPVTDGPFAETKDLIAGWMVIDVDTHERAVELAGELSAAPGSGGKPIHEWLEVRPFLGCRPTITE; this is translated from the coding sequence ATGGCCAAGTACTTGCTGCTCAAGCACTACCGCGGCGCCCCGGCTCCCATCAATGACGTGCCCATGGACCAGTGGACGCCGGAGGAGATCTCGGCGCACGTGCAGTACATGAACGACTTCGCGGCCCGGCTCGAGAAGACCGGAGAGTTCGTCGACGGCCAGGCGCTGGCCCCCGAGGGGACGTGGGTCCGGTACGACGGTGAGGGGCGCCCGCCGGTCACCGACGGCCCGTTCGCCGAGACCAAGGACCTCATCGCCGGCTGGATGGTGATCGACGTCGACACCCACGAGCGCGCCGTCGAGCTGGCCGGGGAACTGTCGGCCGCCCCCGGGTCGGGCGGGAAGCCGATCCACGAGTGGCTGGAGGTGCGCCCGTTCCTGGGCTGCCGGCCCACGATCACGGAGTGA
- a CDS encoding SDR family NAD(P)-dependent oxidoreductase, translating into MTAGHCSRFTGKVAVVTGGSRGIGAAVAMRLAAEGAAVVIGYRGNEQAAQAVVSALSAEGARAVALRADVADPDRTKALFERTMDQFGRLDVLASCAGVEHFDALENITPADFDRVFAVNTRGQLFAAQHAAAHMDAGGRIVLTSSVSASRAVFGHTLYAASKAAVEAMVLNLSAELGQRGITINAIAPGGTATDMAAEHAPGYQHPTLRGTMPLSQWLEVHGALGRLAEPREVAAGYAFLASDDAAYLTGRTLPVDGGFF; encoded by the coding sequence ATGACCGCAGGGCACTGCTCGCGATTCACAGGCAAGGTCGCCGTCGTCACCGGCGGCAGCAGGGGTATCGGCGCGGCGGTCGCCATGCGGCTGGCCGCCGAGGGAGCCGCCGTCGTGATCGGCTACCGGGGCAACGAGCAGGCGGCACAGGCAGTCGTCTCCGCGCTCAGCGCCGAGGGGGCCCGCGCCGTCGCGCTGCGTGCCGACGTCGCCGACCCCGACCGGACCAAGGCCCTGTTCGAGCGCACCATGGACCAGTTCGGCCGGCTCGACGTGCTGGCCTCGTGCGCGGGCGTCGAGCACTTCGACGCGCTGGAGAACATCACTCCGGCCGACTTCGACCGTGTCTTCGCCGTCAACACGCGCGGTCAGCTGTTCGCCGCCCAACACGCGGCCGCCCACATGGACGCCGGCGGCAGGATCGTGCTCACCTCGTCCGTCAGCGCTTCACGCGCGGTCTTCGGCCACACTCTGTACGCGGCGTCCAAGGCGGCGGTGGAGGCGATGGTCCTCAACCTGTCCGCCGAACTCGGACAGCGCGGCATCACCATCAACGCCATCGCCCCGGGCGGCACCGCGACCGACATGGCCGCCGAGCACGCCCCCGGCTACCAGCACCCCACACTCCGCGGCACCATGCCCCTGTCCCAGTGGCTCGAGGTCCACGGCGCGCTCGGCCGCCTCGCCGAGCCACGGGAAGTCGCCGCCGGATACGCCTTCCTCGCCTCCGACGACGCCGCCTACCTCACCGGCCGCACCCTCCCCGTCGACGGCGGCTTCTTCTAG
- a CDS encoding S8 family serine peptidase — MAIATQSSAFATTTSTASPTASTVQTHRLCSQPSKPGYMACQAEVRTDLAPQKTLGRHDTPKGFGPADLQAAYNLPKDGGKGATVAIVDANDDPNAEKDLAAYRSQYGLPECSTGNGCFKKIDQDGGSSYPTPDAGWAGEISLDVDMVSAACPQCKILLVEAKSANMDDLGAAVNQAVKQGAKYVSNSYGGGEEANDTSADDKYFKHPGVAITVSSGDSGYGVEYPAASQYVTAVGGTSLKKDSSTRGYSESVWGTSAGGEGAGSGCSQYDAKPSWQKDTGCGKRSVADVAAVADPATGLAVYDTYQASGWNVYGGTSASSPFIAGVYALAGAPGASDVPASYPYAHPDKLNDVTEGSNGSCSNYLCKAGKGYDGPTGLGTPNGVAAFTK; from the coding sequence GTGGCCATCGCCACCCAGTCGTCGGCCTTCGCGACGACGACCAGCACCGCATCGCCCACGGCCTCAACGGTGCAGACGCACCGGCTCTGTTCGCAGCCGAGCAAGCCCGGTTACATGGCCTGCCAGGCAGAGGTCCGCACCGACCTCGCGCCGCAGAAGACCCTGGGCCGGCACGACACCCCCAAGGGCTTCGGACCGGCTGACCTGCAGGCCGCGTACAACCTCCCCAAGGACGGCGGCAAGGGCGCCACCGTCGCGATCGTCGACGCGAACGACGACCCGAACGCCGAGAAGGACCTGGCGGCCTACCGGTCCCAGTACGGCCTGCCGGAGTGCAGCACCGGCAACGGCTGCTTCAAGAAGATCGACCAGGACGGCGGCTCCAGCTACCCGACGCCTGACGCCGGTTGGGCCGGAGAGATCTCCCTCGACGTCGACATGGTCAGCGCGGCCTGCCCGCAGTGCAAGATCCTGCTCGTCGAGGCCAAGTCCGCGAACATGGACGACCTCGGTGCGGCCGTGAACCAGGCGGTCAAGCAGGGCGCCAAGTACGTCTCCAACAGCTACGGCGGCGGCGAGGAGGCCAACGACACCTCCGCCGACGACAAGTACTTCAAGCACCCCGGCGTCGCCATCACCGTCAGCTCCGGCGACAGCGGATACGGCGTCGAGTACCCGGCGGCCTCCCAGTACGTGACCGCCGTCGGGGGCACCTCGCTCAAGAAGGACAGCAGCACCCGCGGCTACTCCGAGTCCGTCTGGGGCACGTCCGCCGGCGGCGAAGGAGCGGGCTCGGGCTGCTCGCAGTACGACGCCAAGCCGTCCTGGCAGAAGGACACCGGCTGCGGCAAGCGCAGCGTCGCCGACGTCGCGGCCGTCGCCGACCCGGCCACCGGGCTCGCCGTCTACGACACCTACCAGGCCAGCGGCTGGAACGTGTACGGCGGCACCAGCGCCTCCTCGCCGTTCATCGCCGGCGTCTACGCCCTCGCGGGCGCCCCGGGCGCAAGTGACGTTCCGGCCTCGTACCCCTACGCCCACCCGGACAAGCTGAACGACGTCACCGAGGGCTCCAACGGGTCCTGCAGCAACTACCTGTGCAAGGCGGGCAAGGGTTACGACGGCCCGACGGGCCTGGGTACCCCGAACGGTGTCGCGGCCTTCACCAAGTAA
- a CDS encoding DUF1152 domain-containing protein encodes MTELFIAAGGGGDPIGTALTHASLGCDTDAVVLTYAWERLTVDPLPGPLAPHDFAGLDRDTLPVPLVTAGSKPVRPRGSTLPRLAGDLPTRLALLDPYAGVEGLADQIGRTARALGADHISVVDMGGDILAHGDEPTLVSPLPDALVLASCHLAGVPTTVHVAGPGLDGEIPEATLLTRVAGDGTTLGPTIPEWAVNVFRWHPSEASTLLAAAAAGLRGPCLTREGAGPIPLTGHSGRVWDLPLARALDHNRLAQGLLEARPDTLADTEDVSLQLYGFNEVERERRRAIRRHTARELLDDETFLSELDTWLHIQRAGHPGARYVSVRCAVESLGYGWRLTEQVRNLLTKRRPDLDAFPLLSLTH; translated from the coding sequence GTGACCGAGCTGTTCATCGCGGCGGGCGGCGGCGGTGACCCGATCGGCACGGCCCTCACCCACGCGAGCCTTGGCTGCGACACCGACGCCGTGGTCCTCACTTACGCCTGGGAACGCCTCACCGTCGATCCGCTTCCCGGCCCCCTCGCCCCGCACGACTTCGCCGGCCTCGACCGCGACACCCTGCCGGTGCCGCTCGTCACCGCCGGCTCGAAGCCGGTCCGGCCACGCGGATCGACCCTGCCGCGGCTGGCCGGCGACCTGCCGACGAGGCTGGCGCTCCTCGACCCCTACGCCGGTGTCGAAGGGCTGGCCGATCAGATCGGGCGGACCGCCCGTGCACTCGGCGCCGACCACATCAGCGTCGTGGACATGGGCGGCGACATCCTCGCCCACGGCGACGAACCCACGCTCGTCAGCCCCCTGCCCGACGCGCTCGTCCTGGCGTCCTGCCACCTGGCGGGCGTCCCCACCACCGTCCACGTCGCCGGCCCCGGCCTCGACGGCGAGATACCGGAAGCGACCCTTCTGACCCGAGTCGCCGGCGACGGCACCACGCTCGGCCCCACCATCCCCGAGTGGGCGGTGAACGTCTTCCGCTGGCATCCGTCCGAGGCCAGCACCCTGCTCGCCGCAGCCGCTGCCGGGCTGCGCGGCCCCTGCCTCACGAGGGAAGGCGCGGGCCCGATCCCGCTCACCGGCCACAGCGGCCGTGTCTGGGACCTGCCACTCGCACGGGCCCTGGACCACAACCGCCTCGCTCAAGGCCTGCTGGAAGCTCGTCCCGACACCTTGGCCGACACGGAGGACGTCAGCCTGCAGCTGTACGGATTCAACGAGGTCGAACGCGAGCGCCGACGCGCGATCCGGCGGCACACCGCGCGCGAACTCCTCGACGACGAGACCTTCCTGAGCGAACTGGACACCTGGCTCCACATCCAGCGCGCCGGCCATCCCGGCGCCCGGTACGTGAGCGTCCGCTGCGCCGTCGAGTCCCTGGGCTATGGCTGGCGCCTGACCGAACAGGTCCGCAACCTGCTGACCAAGCGCCGCCCCGACCTGGACGCGTTCCCGCTCCTGTCCCTCACACACTGA
- a CDS encoding TrmB family transcriptional regulator, with protein sequence MELEDGTINDLMSLGLPRYEARVYLSLIRRGSYTAAEVAREADVPRQRVYDVLDALVRRQLVTAHAGRVATYSAVTPELALARLMTVQRESVDRLERVSQELAGVLQPLWSQGREHTDPLDYIEILRDPKAISERFADIQRQARHELLTFCKPPFVAPAENTEGLAVVHRLHRAGGTVRALYLDVALDDPETVEHVRRFAAAGEEARFAPELPLKLVIADASLVLCDMPDPVAGAGSTTTLFIEHPALAGCLRLAFDTVWKDAAPAPESSMAP encoded by the coding sequence ATGGAGCTGGAAGATGGAACCATCAACGACCTCATGTCACTTGGGCTGCCCCGGTACGAGGCCCGGGTCTACCTGTCGCTCATCAGGCGTGGTTCCTATACGGCGGCCGAGGTGGCACGGGAGGCCGACGTGCCGCGCCAACGTGTGTACGACGTGCTGGACGCGCTCGTACGGCGGCAGTTGGTCACCGCTCACGCGGGACGGGTGGCCACATACTCCGCCGTCACGCCCGAGTTGGCCCTCGCCCGGCTGATGACCGTGCAACGGGAGTCCGTCGACCGCCTGGAGCGGGTCTCGCAGGAGCTGGCCGGTGTCCTGCAGCCGCTCTGGTCCCAGGGGCGGGAACACACCGATCCGCTGGACTACATCGAGATCCTGCGCGACCCCAAGGCGATCTCCGAGCGCTTCGCCGACATCCAGCGGCAGGCGCGGCACGAACTGCTCACGTTCTGCAAGCCGCCGTTCGTCGCCCCCGCCGAGAACACGGAGGGCCTCGCGGTGGTCCACCGGCTTCACCGGGCGGGCGGCACCGTCCGAGCGCTCTACCTCGACGTCGCCCTGGACGACCCCGAGACGGTCGAGCACGTACGGCGCTTTGCCGCCGCTGGGGAAGAGGCCCGCTTCGCCCCCGAACTGCCCCTGAAACTCGTCATTGCCGACGCCTCGCTCGTCCTGTGCGACATGCCCGACCCGGTGGCCGGCGCGGGCTCCACCACCACACTCTTCATCGAGCACCCGGCCCTCGCCGGCTGCCTGCGGCTGGCTTTCGACACCGTCTGGAAGGACGCTGCGCCGGCCCCGGAGTCCAGCATGGCGCCGTGA
- a CDS encoding RNA polymerase sigma factor translates to MDEALLRSLTPSVLGILVRRGADFAAAEDAVQDALVEAVRVWPADPPRDARGWLVTVAWRRFLDATRADAARRRREDLVDEEPAPGPPPAVDDTLQLYFLCAHPSLTPASAVALTLRAVGGLTTRQIAQAYLVPEATMAQRISRAKRTVSGVRFDQPGDVATVLRVLYLVFNEGYSGDVDLAAEAIRLTRQLAAAIDHPEVAGLLALMLLHHARRAARAAPDGSLVPLAEQDRGRWDTKAIAEGVEILQAALARDRLGEFQVQAAIAALHADAPTAEETDWVQIVEWYDELTRLTGSPVVRLNRAVAIGEADGPRAGLAALAELDDSLPRHTAVAAYLHERAGDLTTAAKLYAEAAQEAPNLAERDHLTRQAARLNALRRR, encoded by the coding sequence ATGGATGAGGCCCTGCTCCGGAGCCTCACACCGAGCGTCCTCGGGATCCTCGTCCGCCGCGGGGCCGACTTCGCGGCGGCCGAGGACGCCGTACAGGACGCGCTGGTCGAGGCGGTCCGCGTCTGGCCGGCCGACCCGCCGCGGGATGCGAGGGGCTGGCTGGTCACCGTGGCCTGGCGCCGGTTCCTCGACGCGACCCGGGCGGACGCCGCCCGCCGCCGGCGTGAGGACCTCGTCGACGAGGAGCCGGCGCCCGGTCCCCCGCCCGCGGTGGACGACACGCTCCAGCTCTACTTCCTGTGCGCTCACCCGTCACTGACGCCGGCGTCCGCGGTCGCGCTCACGCTGCGCGCCGTCGGCGGGCTGACCACCCGCCAGATCGCCCAGGCCTACCTGGTGCCGGAGGCGACCATGGCGCAGCGCATCAGCCGGGCCAAGCGCACGGTCTCCGGCGTGCGGTTCGACCAGCCCGGCGACGTCGCGACCGTGCTGCGCGTCCTCTACCTGGTCTTCAACGAGGGCTACTCCGGGGACGTCGACCTCGCCGCCGAGGCCATCCGGCTCACCCGGCAGCTCGCGGCCGCGATCGACCACCCCGAGGTGGCCGGGCTGCTTGCCCTCATGCTGCTCCACCACGCCCGGCGCGCCGCCCGTGCCGCGCCCGACGGCAGTCTGGTGCCGCTGGCCGAGCAGGACCGCGGCCGGTGGGACACGAAAGCGATCGCCGAGGGCGTCGAGATCCTGCAGGCGGCCCTGGCCCGCGACCGGCTGGGCGAGTTCCAGGTCCAGGCCGCCATCGCGGCACTCCACGCCGACGCGCCCACCGCCGAGGAGACCGACTGGGTGCAGATCGTCGAGTGGTACGACGAACTCACGCGCCTGACCGGCAGCCCGGTCGTACGCCTCAACCGCGCGGTGGCCATAGGCGAGGCCGACGGCCCACGCGCCGGCCTGGCGGCGCTCGCGGAGCTGGACGACTCACTACCCCGCCACACGGCGGTGGCGGCCTACCTCCACGAGCGCGCCGGCGACCTGACCACGGCGGCGAAGCTGTACGCCGAGGCCGCCCAGGAGGCACCCAACCTCGCCGAACGCGACCACCTGACCCGCCAGGCCGCCCGGCTCAACGCCCTCCGGCGCCGCTGA
- a CDS encoding transglycosylase SLT domain-containing protein — protein MSMNTRTRIARLRTLGLTGIATTGAAAAAITLMPTNAQAAEATQVHATSAVKASGSHGRTTSRQHTGHGNNLDGWIKQSLQIMKSKGIPGSYEGLKRNIMRESGGNPNAQNNWDVNAKQGTPSKGLLQVIDPTFNAYHVAGTARSVTDPVANITAAANYAAHRYGSIDNVNSAY, from the coding sequence ATGAGCATGAACACCCGCACCCGCATCGCTCGACTTCGCACCCTCGGCCTCACCGGCATCGCCACCACCGGTGCCGCAGCCGCCGCAATCACCCTGATGCCCACGAACGCACAGGCCGCCGAAGCGACGCAGGTGCATGCCACCTCCGCGGTCAAGGCCTCCGGCAGCCACGGCCGCACCACCTCCCGGCAGCACACCGGCCACGGCAACAACCTCGACGGCTGGATCAAGCAGTCTCTGCAGATCATGAAGTCCAAGGGCATTCCGGGTAGCTACGAGGGCCTCAAGCGCAACATCATGCGCGAGTCCGGCGGCAACCCCAACGCCCAGAACAACTGGGACGTCAACGCCAAGCAGGGCACCCCGTCCAAGGGCCTCCTTCAGGTCATCGACCCCACCTTCAACGCCTACCACGTGGCCGGCACGGCTCGGAGCGTCACCGACCCGGTGGCCAACATCACCGCGGCCGCCAACTACGCCGCCCACCGCTACGGCTCCATCGACAACGTCAACTCCGCCTACTGA
- a CDS encoding ABC transporter permease, translating into MPSSNSPTAVEPSRPRHRAAHAERQPHHLDDTEHGIPAPVLASGAPPLKAITVPVITSLLVGAAFIAVFLAAFHAPASHGLPLGIAASDSAAARVELEINDLDRQAMTFHRYPTAAAARTAIRHDEVPAALVADAHQHLKLLVAGAQGPSATGSVQGTLTAALGHPIPVTDVVPLTPEDSRGLSIFYSCFGIVLAGYLFAVSSYQIAPRMALTARIAGMAAFAVASGVTVAAIACLGLDAIPAPFATVAAVTALLAFALAASAGLIMRACGPAGVPLASIALLILGNASSGGILPPQYLPAWLAPLAYAMPPGIAVRALRGASYFHEAHLAAGLALLACWTAACLTAQYALDRTARRRAEPKATTPAPTWATM; encoded by the coding sequence ATGCCCTCCTCGAACTCCCCGACAGCCGTTGAGCCCAGCCGGCCGCGCCACCGCGCGGCCCACGCCGAGCGGCAGCCCCACCACCTGGACGACACCGAACACGGAATACCTGCCCCGGTCCTCGCCTCCGGTGCCCCACCCCTGAAAGCGATCACCGTCCCGGTGATCACCTCGCTGCTCGTCGGCGCTGCGTTCATCGCCGTCTTCCTGGCGGCGTTCCACGCCCCCGCCTCCCACGGGCTACCCCTGGGCATAGCCGCGTCCGACAGCGCCGCAGCCCGCGTCGAACTCGAGATAAACGACCTCGACCGCCAGGCCATGACCTTCCACCGCTACCCCACGGCGGCGGCCGCCCGCACCGCGATCAGACATGACGAGGTTCCCGCCGCCCTCGTCGCCGACGCACACCAGCACCTGAAGCTCTTGGTGGCCGGCGCCCAGGGCCCCTCCGCCACCGGATCGGTCCAGGGCACACTGACCGCCGCGCTCGGCCACCCGATCCCCGTGACCGATGTCGTACCGCTGACTCCCGAAGACTCCCGCGGACTGTCGATCTTCTACTCCTGCTTCGGAATCGTCCTGGCCGGCTACCTGTTCGCCGTGTCCTCGTACCAGATCGCCCCCCGTATGGCCCTCACCGCACGCATCGCCGGCATGGCCGCCTTCGCCGTCGCCTCCGGTGTGACCGTGGCCGCCATCGCCTGCCTCGGCCTCGACGCGATCCCTGCCCCTTTCGCCACCGTCGCGGCCGTGACCGCCCTGCTCGCCTTCGCCCTGGCCGCCTCCGCCGGCTTGATCATGCGCGCGTGCGGACCCGCTGGGGTCCCGCTGGCCTCCATCGCCCTGCTCATCCTCGGCAACGCGTCCAGCGGCGGCATCCTGCCCCCGCAGTACCTGCCAGCCTGGCTGGCCCCCCTCGCCTACGCCATGCCACCCGGCATCGCCGTCCGCGCCCTGCGCGGAGCGTCGTACTTCCACGAAGCACACCTCGCAGCCGGACTCGCCCTCCTCGCCTGCTGGACTGCCGCCTGCCTCACCGCCCAGTACGCACTGGACCGTACCGCCCGCCGCCGCGCCGAGCCGAAGGCAACGACACCGGCGCCCACCTGGGCGACCATGTGA
- a CDS encoding PLP-dependent cysteine synthase family protein yields the protein MNDVLPSAVEAIGATPLVRLDRITSGLDGTVLAKLDYLNPGGSKKDRAAKGIIEEAERSGLLEPGQPVVELTSGNMGTGLAIVCAVKGYPFIAVMSRGNSPERARMMAALGAEVVLIDQMPGSSPGQVSGGDLELVDAAAQEITRSRGAFRADQFHRDGNWLAHYHGTGQELWQQTGGALDGFVDFLGSGGTYAGVTKALKEHNPAARCYAVEPAGAAVVAGRPLTRPDHPIQGGGYAMSDLDFLAGVPIDGFVQVTGDEARSAARQLATREGIFGGYSSGANLAAALKLLDGRMRGKTLAIIICDSGLKYLSTDLWADV from the coding sequence ATGAATGACGTCCTGCCCTCCGCCGTGGAAGCCATCGGGGCGACCCCGCTGGTGCGGCTCGACCGGATCACCAGCGGGCTCGACGGGACCGTCCTGGCCAAGCTCGACTACCTCAACCCGGGCGGGTCCAAGAAGGACCGCGCCGCGAAGGGGATCATCGAGGAGGCCGAACGCTCCGGACTGCTCGAGCCCGGACAACCCGTCGTCGAGCTGACCAGCGGCAACATGGGCACCGGACTGGCCATCGTGTGCGCCGTCAAGGGCTATCCGTTCATCGCGGTGATGTCCAGGGGGAACTCACCGGAACGAGCCCGGATGATGGCCGCGCTCGGCGCCGAGGTGGTCCTCATCGACCAGATGCCCGGCTCCTCACCAGGGCAGGTCTCCGGCGGAGACCTGGAACTCGTCGACGCCGCCGCGCAGGAGATCACCCGGAGCCGCGGCGCGTTCCGCGCCGACCAGTTCCACCGCGACGGCAACTGGCTCGCCCACTACCACGGCACAGGCCAGGAACTGTGGCAACAGACGGGCGGCGCCCTTGACGGCTTCGTCGACTTCCTCGGCTCCGGCGGGACGTACGCGGGCGTCACCAAAGCCCTCAAGGAACACAATCCGGCCGCGCGCTGCTACGCCGTCGAACCGGCCGGCGCCGCGGTCGTGGCCGGCCGACCCCTCACCCGCCCCGATCACCCGATTCAGGGAGGCGGCTACGCCATGAGCGACCTGGACTTCCTGGCCGGTGTGCCGATCGACGGCTTCGTCCAGGTCACCGGCGACGAGGCGAGAAGCGCCGCCCGTCAACTGGCCACCCGGGAAGGCATCTTCGGCGGCTACTCCTCCGGTGCCAACCTCGCCGCGGCCCTGAAACTGCTCGACGGCCGGATGCGCGGAAAGACCCTCGCCATCATCATCTGCGACTCCGGGCTCAAATACCTCTCCACCGACCTGTGGGCCGACGTCTGA
- a CDS encoding TetR/AcrR family transcriptional regulator yields the protein MTARPTQGRATARLRTDAARNRAQILSAARSAFLAAGTAVPLEEIARRAGVNIATLYRRFPNREALIAQVVVDGFGIVLDAARAAATSARTDPPAAVQTFLQSVVDSRDMLVLPLIGGPQTDAPEARELQRDIAAALEEVLEQGRRHHVIRADVTAVDLITTAALLCRPLPHLPPQQAAALTARHLGVFLDGLRPDHSVTLPPPPSHQEMADHLLTGPAEAARGRNERD from the coding sequence GTGACCGCCCGACCGACCCAAGGGCGCGCGACAGCGCGGTTGCGTACCGACGCGGCTCGCAACCGTGCCCAGATTCTGAGTGCCGCCCGCAGCGCCTTCCTGGCGGCGGGGACCGCTGTTCCGCTGGAAGAGATCGCCCGTCGCGCAGGCGTGAACATCGCGACTCTCTACCGGCGCTTCCCCAACCGCGAGGCACTGATCGCGCAGGTCGTCGTCGACGGATTCGGCATCGTGCTGGACGCCGCCCGAGCGGCGGCGACTTCAGCGCGGACGGATCCACCCGCGGCCGTCCAGACGTTCCTGCAGAGCGTGGTCGACAGCCGGGACATGCTGGTTCTGCCCCTGATCGGCGGCCCCCAGACCGACGCGCCGGAGGCGCGCGAGCTGCAACGGGACATCGCCGCCGCCCTGGAAGAGGTCCTCGAGCAGGGGCGCCGGCACCATGTGATCCGTGCGGACGTGACCGCAGTGGACCTGATCACCACCGCCGCGCTGCTGTGCCGCCCCCTCCCCCACCTTCCGCCCCAACAGGCCGCCGCACTGACCGCACGCCACCTCGGCGTCTTCCTCGACGGCCTGCGTCCCGACCACTCCGTCACCCTGCCCCCACCCCCGAGCCACCAAGAAATGGCCGACCATCTCCTCACGGGCCCCGCCGAGGCCGCCCGGGGCCGCAACGAGCGGGACTGA
- a CDS encoding cytochrome P450 → MSQRPVLLPYADPAFLADPFPLYRRLREDGPVRRAVIAGGLDTWLVTRYEDGLAALSDPRLSSDVRDASDPRLIEQLPEFERESMTSSMLRSDPPDHTRLRRLVSKAFTARRVAELRPRIQEITDRLLDAVVPAGRADLVADFALPLPVTVISELLGVPVDDRHDFQRWTDAMLMRGERMPDPAVVNEAWQRMHAYVTKHLEAKRARPGDDLLSALISAHDDEQRLNDDELIAMTFLLLVAGYITTVNLIGGGIAALLAHSDQLILLRDHPELLPDAIEEFLRYDGPVSPGIARFAREDVEIAGVTVPRGATVLVASAIADRDPARFPDPDRLDITRRDNGHLAFGHGIHYCLGAPLARLEGQIAIGTVLRRLPDLALAVPPTELRWRPGGLRGPVRLPVAFTPQDLRAV, encoded by the coding sequence ATGAGCCAGCGGCCAGTCCTTCTTCCTTACGCCGATCCGGCCTTCCTGGCGGATCCCTTCCCGCTCTACCGACGGCTGCGCGAGGACGGCCCGGTCCGGCGAGCGGTCATCGCCGGCGGCCTGGACACCTGGCTGGTCACACGCTACGAGGACGGGCTCGCCGCCCTGTCCGACCCGAGGCTGAGCAGCGATGTGCGGGATGCCTCGGATCCCCGCCTCATCGAGCAGCTGCCCGAGTTCGAGCGTGAATCGATGACGAGCAGCATGTTGCGTTCCGACCCGCCGGACCACACCCGGCTGCGCCGCCTGGTATCGAAGGCGTTCACCGCACGCCGGGTCGCCGAGCTGCGGCCCCGTATCCAGGAGATCACCGACCGCCTGCTCGACGCGGTGGTGCCCGCCGGCCGAGCCGATCTCGTGGCGGACTTCGCGTTGCCGCTGCCGGTCACCGTCATCAGCGAGCTGCTCGGCGTGCCGGTGGACGACCGGCACGACTTCCAGCGGTGGACCGACGCCATGCTCATGCGCGGGGAGAGGATGCCCGACCCGGCCGTAGTCAACGAGGCGTGGCAACGCATGCACGCGTACGTGACGAAGCACCTTGAAGCCAAGCGCGCCCGGCCGGGGGACGATCTTCTCAGTGCGCTGATCAGCGCACACGACGACGAACAGCGACTGAACGACGACGAGCTGATCGCCATGACCTTCCTGCTGCTGGTGGCCGGGTACATCACGACGGTCAACCTGATCGGCGGTGGCATCGCCGCGCTGCTCGCCCACTCCGACCAGCTGATCCTGCTGCGGGATCATCCGGAGCTGCTACCGGACGCGATCGAGGAGTTTCTCCGTTACGACGGCCCGGTCAGCCCGGGTATCGCCCGGTTCGCACGCGAAGACGTCGAGATCGCGGGCGTGACCGTCCCGCGCGGGGCCACTGTCCTGGTCGCGTCCGCGATCGCCGACCGTGATCCGGCGCGGTTCCCCGATCCCGACAGGCTGGACATCACCCGGCGTGACAACGGCCACCTGGCCTTCGGGCACGGCATCCACTACTGCCTGGGCGCGCCACTCGCCCGGCTGGAGGGTCAGATCGCCATCGGTACGGTGCTGCGCCGCCTTCCCGACCTGGCCCTGGCCGTCCCGCCGACCGAACTGCGCTGGCGGCCCGGCGGTCTCCGCGGCCCGGTGCGGCTTCCGGTCGCGTTCACGCCCCAGGACCTCCGGGCAGTCTGA